A genomic region of Cyprinus carpio isolate SPL01 chromosome B13, ASM1834038v1, whole genome shotgun sequence contains the following coding sequences:
- the LOC109057856 gene encoding gastrula zinc finger protein XlCGF26.1-like isoform X2, producing MAFIKEENEDLKIEGAFSVKQEDPDTQRDLMMPKEESEELNEMEEKDQTLNFMTGEKSTQTENISSRKKAKMTKSKCSFICPQCGKRFTQKANLKVHIRSHTGEKPFTCKLCGRSFSRKESLKIHMTIHTGEKPFVCGKCGKSFRCKEILNSHMRVHSEETHFRCHQCGRIFRFKKNLNTHMRVHSGEKPYSCHHCGKRFVHKVSHKNHMKIHNEEKPFMCAQCGTCFKYKATLNAHMRDHTGETPFTCKLCGKSFSHKGNLKTHMRIHTGEQPFSCEQCGKSFRRKETLDSHVRVHTGESPYICKVCGNGFSRKGNLNTHMKIHTGEKPFICDQCGKSFGRKETLNYHIRIHLRENSLTCHECGKSFTDSNLLKKHVVIHIGDKPFMCYFCGKTCKSKSNLENHIKVHTGEKPFTCQECGKGFTVKGNLHIHMRVHTGEKPYKCLQCEKCFTYPKDLKRHMQIKCENKTAVF from the exons atggcgtttattaagGAGGAGAATGAAGACCTGAAGATTGAAGGTGCATTCAGTGTGAAGCAAGAAGATCCTGACACACAAAGAG ACCTGATGATGcctaaagaggagagtgaagaactgaatgaaatggaagagaaagaCCAGACACTTAATTTCATGACTGGAGAAAAATCCAcacaaactgaaaatatttccTCACGAAAAAAGGCTAAAATGACCAAATCTAAATGTTCTTTCATCTGCCCACAATGTGGAAAACGTTTCACTCAAAAAgcaaaccttaaagtccacattagaagtcacactggagagaagcctttcacctgcaaactgtgtgggagGAGCTTCTCACGAAAAGAAAGTCTTAAGATTCACATgacaattcacactggagagaagccatttgtATGTGGtaagtgtggaaagagtttcagatgtAAGGAAATCCTTAATTCCCACATGAGGGTCCACTCGGAAGAGACCCATTTTAgatgtcatcagtgtggaagGATTTTCAGATTCAAAAAAAACCTCAATactcacatgagagttcactctggagagaagccttactcATGCCATCACTGTGGAAAGCGTTTTGTTCATAAAGTAAGCCACAAGAATCACATGAAGATTCACAATGAAGAGAAGCCATTCATGTGTGCTCAGTGTGGAACATGTTTCAAGTATAAAGCAACCCTTAATGCTCACATGAGAGATCACACTGGAGAAACTCCgttcacctgcaaactgtgtgggaagagcttcTCACATAAAGGAAATCTTAAgactcacatgagaattcacaccggagagcAGCCATTCTCATgtgaacagtgtggaaagagtttcagacgTAAAGAAACCCTCGATTCCCAcgtgagagttcacactggagagagcccTTACATCTGCAAAGTGTGTGGGAATGGCTTCTCACGAAAGGGCAATCTTAATactcacatgaaaattcacaccggagagaagccgttcatTTGTGaccagtgtggaaagagttttggaCGTAAAGAAACGCTTAATTACCACATCAGGATTCATTTAAGAGAGAACAGTTTAACATGTcatgagtgtggaaagagtttcacagaTAGCAATCTCCTTAAGAAGCATGTAGTAATTCACATCGGGGATAAGCCTTTCATGTGTTATTTCTGTGGAAAGACTTGTAAAAGCAAATCAAACCTTGAGAATCACATaaaagttcacactggagagaaacctttcacctgccaagAGTGTGGAAAAGGTTTTACGGTTAAAGGAAACCTTCACATTCACATGAgggttcacaccggagagaagccttacaagTGTCTTCAGTGTGAGAAGTGTTTCACATATCCAAAAGACCTGAAACGTCATatgcaaattaaatgtgaaaataaaactgcTGTGTTCTGA
- the LOC109057856 gene encoding gastrula zinc finger protein XlCGF26.1-like isoform X1 translates to MSPSYLPCVMLQQKASHSVSAYGGDTFDKNQEQSNMLDLQCSDLMMPKEESEELNEMEEKDQTLNFMTGEKSTQTENISSRKKAKMTKSKCSFICPQCGKRFTQKANLKVHIRSHTGEKPFTCKLCGRSFSRKESLKIHMTIHTGEKPFVCGKCGKSFRCKEILNSHMRVHSEETHFRCHQCGRIFRFKKNLNTHMRVHSGEKPYSCHHCGKRFVHKVSHKNHMKIHNEEKPFMCAQCGTCFKYKATLNAHMRDHTGETPFTCKLCGKSFSHKGNLKTHMRIHTGEQPFSCEQCGKSFRRKETLDSHVRVHTGESPYICKVCGNGFSRKGNLNTHMKIHTGEKPFICDQCGKSFGRKETLNYHIRIHLRENSLTCHECGKSFTDSNLLKKHVVIHIGDKPFMCYFCGKTCKSKSNLENHIKVHTGEKPFTCQECGKGFTVKGNLHIHMRVHTGEKPYKCLQCEKCFTYPKDLKRHMQIKCENKTAVF, encoded by the exons atgtcaccctCTTATTTACCTTGTGTGATGTTACAACAGAAAGCCTCTCATTCTGTCAGTGCCTATGGCGGAGATACTTTTGACAAGAACCAAGAACAAAGCAATATGCTTGATTTGCAATGCTCAG ACCTGATGATGcctaaagaggagagtgaagaactgaatgaaatggaagagaaagaCCAGACACTTAATTTCATGACTGGAGAAAAATCCAcacaaactgaaaatatttccTCACGAAAAAAGGCTAAAATGACCAAATCTAAATGTTCTTTCATCTGCCCACAATGTGGAAAACGTTTCACTCAAAAAgcaaaccttaaagtccacattagaagtcacactggagagaagcctttcacctgcaaactgtgtgggagGAGCTTCTCACGAAAAGAAAGTCTTAAGATTCACATgacaattcacactggagagaagccatttgtATGTGGtaagtgtggaaagagtttcagatgtAAGGAAATCCTTAATTCCCACATGAGGGTCCACTCGGAAGAGACCCATTTTAgatgtcatcagtgtggaagGATTTTCAGATTCAAAAAAAACCTCAATactcacatgagagttcactctggagagaagccttactcATGCCATCACTGTGGAAAGCGTTTTGTTCATAAAGTAAGCCACAAGAATCACATGAAGATTCACAATGAAGAGAAGCCATTCATGTGTGCTCAGTGTGGAACATGTTTCAAGTATAAAGCAACCCTTAATGCTCACATGAGAGATCACACTGGAGAAACTCCgttcacctgcaaactgtgtgggaagagcttcTCACATAAAGGAAATCTTAAgactcacatgagaattcacaccggagagcAGCCATTCTCATgtgaacagtgtggaaagagtttcagacgTAAAGAAACCCTCGATTCCCAcgtgagagttcacactggagagagcccTTACATCTGCAAAGTGTGTGGGAATGGCTTCTCACGAAAGGGCAATCTTAATactcacatgaaaattcacaccggagagaagccgttcatTTGTGaccagtgtggaaagagttttggaCGTAAAGAAACGCTTAATTACCACATCAGGATTCATTTAAGAGAGAACAGTTTAACATGTcatgagtgtggaaagagtttcacagaTAGCAATCTCCTTAAGAAGCATGTAGTAATTCACATCGGGGATAAGCCTTTCATGTGTTATTTCTGTGGAAAGACTTGTAAAAGCAAATCAAACCTTGAGAATCACATaaaagttcacactggagagaaacctttcacctgccaagAGTGTGGAAAAGGTTTTACGGTTAAAGGAAACCTTCACATTCACATGAgggttcacaccggagagaagccttacaagTGTCTTCAGTGTGAGAAGTGTTTCACATATCCAAAAGACCTGAAACGTCATatgcaaattaaatgtgaaaataaaactgcTGTGTTCTGA
- the LOC109057856 gene encoding gastrula zinc finger protein XlCGF26.1-like isoform X3: MRHITTDGDLMMPKEESEELNEMEEKDQTLNFMTGEKSTQTENISSRKKAKMTKSKCSFICPQCGKRFTQKANLKVHIRSHTGEKPFTCKLCGRSFSRKESLKIHMTIHTGEKPFVCGKCGKSFRCKEILNSHMRVHSEETHFRCHQCGRIFRFKKNLNTHMRVHSGEKPYSCHHCGKRFVHKVSHKNHMKIHNEEKPFMCAQCGTCFKYKATLNAHMRDHTGETPFTCKLCGKSFSHKGNLKTHMRIHTGEQPFSCEQCGKSFRRKETLDSHVRVHTGESPYICKVCGNGFSRKGNLNTHMKIHTGEKPFICDQCGKSFGRKETLNYHIRIHLRENSLTCHECGKSFTDSNLLKKHVVIHIGDKPFMCYFCGKTCKSKSNLENHIKVHTGEKPFTCQECGKGFTVKGNLHIHMRVHTGEKPYKCLQCEKCFTYPKDLKRHMQIKCENKTAVF; this comes from the exons ATGCGTCATATCACAACAGATGGCG ACCTGATGATGcctaaagaggagagtgaagaactgaatgaaatggaagagaaagaCCAGACACTTAATTTCATGACTGGAGAAAAATCCAcacaaactgaaaatatttccTCACGAAAAAAGGCTAAAATGACCAAATCTAAATGTTCTTTCATCTGCCCACAATGTGGAAAACGTTTCACTCAAAAAgcaaaccttaaagtccacattagaagtcacactggagagaagcctttcacctgcaaactgtgtgggagGAGCTTCTCACGAAAAGAAAGTCTTAAGATTCACATgacaattcacactggagagaagccatttgtATGTGGtaagtgtggaaagagtttcagatgtAAGGAAATCCTTAATTCCCACATGAGGGTCCACTCGGAAGAGACCCATTTTAgatgtcatcagtgtggaagGATTTTCAGATTCAAAAAAAACCTCAATactcacatgagagttcactctggagagaagccttactcATGCCATCACTGTGGAAAGCGTTTTGTTCATAAAGTAAGCCACAAGAATCACATGAAGATTCACAATGAAGAGAAGCCATTCATGTGTGCTCAGTGTGGAACATGTTTCAAGTATAAAGCAACCCTTAATGCTCACATGAGAGATCACACTGGAGAAACTCCgttcacctgcaaactgtgtgggaagagcttcTCACATAAAGGAAATCTTAAgactcacatgagaattcacaccggagagcAGCCATTCTCATgtgaacagtgtggaaagagtttcagacgTAAAGAAACCCTCGATTCCCAcgtgagagttcacactggagagagcccTTACATCTGCAAAGTGTGTGGGAATGGCTTCTCACGAAAGGGCAATCTTAATactcacatgaaaattcacaccggagagaagccgttcatTTGTGaccagtgtggaaagagttttggaCGTAAAGAAACGCTTAATTACCACATCAGGATTCATTTAAGAGAGAACAGTTTAACATGTcatgagtgtggaaagagtttcacagaTAGCAATCTCCTTAAGAAGCATGTAGTAATTCACATCGGGGATAAGCCTTTCATGTGTTATTTCTGTGGAAAGACTTGTAAAAGCAAATCAAACCTTGAGAATCACATaaaagttcacactggagagaaacctttcacctgccaagAGTGTGGAAAAGGTTTTACGGTTAAAGGAAACCTTCACATTCACATGAgggttcacaccggagagaagccttacaagTGTCTTCAGTGTGAGAAGTGTTTCACATATCCAAAAGACCTGAAACGTCATatgcaaattaaatgtgaaaataaaactgcTGTGTTCTGA